CACAAAGCGTTCCCGTGCAGCCGCTTCCAGGTTATTAAATTGATAACGGTCTGCTAGTTGTTGATACTGGGAAGAACTGATTAGTCCTTCATCTCGCCAAAGTTGTGCTTCTTTGCGTATTTTTCGCGGAAAATTATCTAAGAACATGACCATCTCCAGTGCAGTGGGATATAGCGATCGCAATTAGAATGGCGGTCATTATGTTTTCAGTATGAAGCCAAATCCTGGCACTGCATTGTTCCTCTATAACAGTTTTACTATTCATATGGAAGCACCTTCAAACTTATTAGTTAAACTCTCACGCCGTTTGTTTGAAAACCCTGATAATCAACAACAATTTATCGAGGCGTTAATTAATCCCCGTCCTTTTAATCCTTGTATTCTTTGGTGTCAACCAAAGCCTGATATTTCACCATTTCCAGTAGAAATACCAATTTCTTGGCAACCAAAATTTGTAGACCGTTTATACCTGGGAGAAAAACCAGGTAAACATCCTTTACATGAACAGGGATATTTCTATTGTTTAGATTTTTCTTCGGTATTTGCGGCGTCTACTTTGTTAACAATTCCTGAATCGATGCGCTTAGTTTTTGATATGTGTGGCGCACCAGGAGGAAAGAGTATTTTTGCTTGGACAGCTTTACAACCTGAGTTAATTATCAGTAATGAGGTAATTGGTAAACGTTTAGGGATGTTATTTTCTAATTTAAAACGTTGTGGGATTCGTCCTAGTTTTGTAGTTAATAAAGATTCTAGTATTTTTGCCGAAATGCTTCCGTTGTCTTGTAATTTAGTTATAGTAGATGCTCCTTGTACTGGGCAATCTTTGCTCGCTAAGAGCGAAAAAGCACCTGGATGTTTTCACCCAACCAATATTAATAAATGTGCCAATCGCCAAAAACGAATTATTGCTAATTCGGCGCAAATTGTTGCACCACAAGGCTATCTTGCCTATATGACTTGCGCCTATTCACCAGAAGAGAATGAGCAGGTTTGTGAATGGTTTTTGGCACGCTTTCCCTATTTTCAAGCGGTGCAAATTAGTCATTTACAGGAATATCAGTCCCATTTAACAAATATTCCTTGTTATCGCCTATTTCCCCAAGATAGGTTAGGTGCTGGTGGGTTCACGGTGTTATTTCAAAATATTGACCAGGGTGAGGGTAAGCAGGTAGATGAGGAGGTTTGGAATAGCTTGGGAGTCAGAAGAATTTAACGCACAGGAACGCAGCAGTATACACAGATGGACGCGAAA
The Gloeotrichia echinulata CP02 DNA segment above includes these coding regions:
- a CDS encoding RsmB/NOP family class I SAM-dependent RNA methyltransferase, whose product is MEAPSNLLVKLSRRLFENPDNQQQFIEALINPRPFNPCILWCQPKPDISPFPVEIPISWQPKFVDRLYLGEKPGKHPLHEQGYFYCLDFSSVFAASTLLTIPESMRLVFDMCGAPGGKSIFAWTALQPELIISNEVIGKRLGMLFSNLKRCGIRPSFVVNKDSSIFAEMLPLSCNLVIVDAPCTGQSLLAKSEKAPGCFHPTNINKCANRQKRIIANSAQIVAPQGYLAYMTCAYSPEENEQVCEWFLARFPYFQAVQISHLQEYQSHLTNIPCYRLFPQDRLGAGGFTVLFQNIDQGEGKQVDEEVWNSLGVRRI